One stretch of Prionailurus viverrinus isolate Anna chromosome C1, UM_Priviv_1.0, whole genome shotgun sequence DNA includes these proteins:
- the PROK1 gene encoding prokineticin-1 gives MKGAMRVSIMFLLVTVSDCAVITGACERDVQCGTGTCCAISLWLRGLRMCTPLGREGEECHPGSRKVPFFRKRQHHTCPCLPNLLCSRCPDGRYRCSTDLKNINF, from the exons ATGAAAGGGGCCATGCGAGTCTCAATCATGTTCCTTCTGGTGACTGTGTCGGACTGTGCCGTGATCACAGGG GCCTGTGAGCGGGATGTGCAGTGTGGGACGGGCACCTGCTGCGCCATCAGCCTGTGGCTGCGTGGGCTTCGGATGTGCACCCCGCTGGGGCGGGAAGGAGAGGAGTGTCACCCGGGCAGCCGAAAG gTCCCCTTCTTCAGAAAACGCCAGCACCAcacctgcccctgcctgcccaACCTGCTGTGCTCCAGGTGCCCGGACGGCAGGTACCGCTGCTCCACGGACTTGAAAAACATCAACTTTTAG